One genomic region from bacterium encodes:
- a CDS encoding alkaline phosphatase family protein: MSKKFAALAALALIALASYARAERPNLRATINDVYTIHFVVDGTNLKAFERAVDEGKMPTVKKMFYDQGAVFTHGLSLFPTTSTTVYQAYVTGLLPGHSGIPHLERMDRETEDVIGYLTVSGFDKINSDLINLRAITNPEVVDIQPPTTIYEMLDGYPTEVIYSSFSRGAANRYPAKAPISALWSTYVSDDVENVDVLAMKRVMELFGGPTEKIPRYAMVGLYSSDIMGHKHGPQSEDVQAVLTQFDVFLRDFMKLLDERGIADKTYIIITADHGMHDTGELFNLNKALSDAGVKIRSPKTHKGWYDVYAASRGVASSHMYVRHEGGFEPIVDPDIPRHLRGKDGAEIDLIELLRSLAAVELIAVRAGDRKARVFDSQGGFADIACYTLDGTDYCSYGTKGGDPLGYSKSPKLTRLTDGKPHSSLVWRDASAGERYPDAVIGLSQIFHDGRAGDIFVTTKGRYGFRKVKMGNHGGIIEGDMRVPLMIAGPNVPKGRFGAARPTDIYPLMLEWFGLKVPEGNYDGTNPFAKRSQEKTGMERLAEAEQALDHGKRVKIGPSVKSLARKEAAKRKILVDKLGALLDDMKNSYAKGAYAEDHAAIVERTLAWARGALERMEDLAR, encoded by the coding sequence ATGAGCAAAAAATTCGCAGCGCTTGCAGCGCTGGCGCTCATCGCGCTGGCTTCGTACGCCCGGGCAGAGAGACCGAATCTCCGCGCCACCATCAACGACGTCTATACGATCCACTTTGTAGTCGACGGCACTAATCTCAAAGCGTTCGAGCGGGCCGTGGACGAGGGCAAGATGCCCACGGTGAAGAAGATGTTTTATGACCAGGGCGCGGTCTTCACGCACGGGCTCTCCCTTTTCCCGACCACCTCAACCACGGTATATCAGGCCTATGTCACGGGCCTTCTGCCCGGACACTCCGGGATTCCACACCTGGAGAGGATGGATCGAGAGACAGAGGATGTGATCGGCTACCTGACCGTCTCCGGCTTCGACAAGATCAACAGCGACCTCATCAACCTCAGAGCGATCACGAATCCGGAGGTGGTTGATATACAGCCGCCGACTACGATTTACGAGATGCTCGACGGATATCCGACAGAGGTTATCTACTCTTCGTTCTCGCGCGGAGCCGCGAACCGATATCCTGCGAAGGCGCCGATCAGTGCACTGTGGTCCACCTATGTCTCGGATGACGTGGAGAACGTGGACGTGCTCGCCATGAAGCGCGTCATGGAACTCTTCGGCGGCCCGACGGAAAAGATCCCCCGCTACGCTATGGTCGGCCTGTATTCCTCTGACATCATGGGCCACAAGCACGGGCCGCAGAGCGAGGATGTGCAGGCAGTGCTTACGCAGTTCGACGTCTTCCTGCGCGACTTCATGAAGCTCCTCGATGAACGCGGGATCGCGGACAAGACCTACATCATAATCACTGCAGACCACGGCATGCACGATACAGGCGAGCTCTTCAATCTCAACAAGGCGCTCTCCGACGCGGGCGTGAAAATCAGGTCCCCGAAGACGCACAAGGGCTGGTATGATGTCTACGCGGCCAGCCGCGGAGTGGCCTCGTCGCACATGTACGTGAGACACGAGGGCGGCTTCGAGCCGATCGTCGACCCGGATATCCCGAGGCATCTGCGCGGAAAAGACGGCGCCGAGATAGACCTCATAGAATTGCTTCGCAGCCTTGCGGCGGTCGAACTGATCGCGGTGCGCGCAGGCGACAGAAAGGCCCGCGTCTTCGACAGCCAAGGCGGCTTCGCCGACATCGCATGCTACACGCTGGACGGCACGGACTACTGCAGCTATGGGACGAAGGGGGGCGATCCCCTCGGATATTCTAAGAGCCCCAAACTCACGCGGCTCACAGACGGCAAACCGCACTCCTCGCTCGTCTGGAGGGACGCATCCGCAGGGGAGAGATATCCCGACGCGGTGATAGGACTGTCGCAGATATTCCACGACGGCAGGGCCGGCGACATCTTCGTCACCACCAAAGGCCGCTACGGCTTCCGCAAAGTGAAGATGGGAAACCACGGCGGCATAATCGAGGGCGACATGCGCGTGCCCCTGATGATTGCAGGACCCAATGTCCCCAAGGGCCGCTTCGGCGCCGCAAGACCCACGGACATCTACCCACTCATGCTCGAGTGGTTCGGACTCAAGGTCCCTGAAGGCAACTACGACGGAACAAACCCTTTTGCAAAACGCAGTCAAGAAAAGACCGGCATGGAAAGACTCGCGGAGGCGGAGCAGGCGTTGGATCACGGAAAACGGGTGAAGATCGGACCTTCCGTCAAATCCCTGGCGAGAAAAGAGGCTGCAAAGCGAAAGATCCTGGTCGACAAACTCGGCGCGCTGCTCGATGATATGAAGAACTCCTATGCGAAGGGCGCTTACGCGGAGGATCACGCGGCGATAGTGGAGCGGACGCTCGCCTGGGCAAGGGGCGCCCT